A genomic window from Microvirga sp. TS319 includes:
- a CDS encoding winged helix-turn-helix domain-containing protein → MTVRTKLSLAQARRIALAAQGFHEARPEGANARHVKRLLKRSHLLQIDSVNVLVRAHYMPLFSRLGTYDRDLLEKLAYHRRKRETFEYWGHEASLISLDLHPQFRWRMARAARGEGIYGGLARFGREKRGFIEEVRREIQARGPIGAGDLSIGGKSQGAWWGWSDGKRALEWLFWAGEVTTATRRGFERIYDLPERALPSDVLNTATPAEDEAQRELLRRSIRALGIASERCLRDYFRLEAQDAKARIPELVEAGDLVPVTVESWNGPVYLDPQARFPRRIEARSLVSPFDPIVWERTRTERLFDFRYRIEIYTPAEKREFGYYCLPFLLGERIVGRLDLKADRSRGALVVHSIHPEASIAPEEIAPALSEELRLMAEWLGLTRIDAPKAWRGRLGL, encoded by the coding sequence ATGACCGTCCGCACCAAGCTCTCCCTCGCCCAGGCCCGCCGCATCGCCCTCGCCGCCCAAGGATTTCACGAGGCGCGGCCGGAGGGCGCGAATGCCCGCCACGTGAAACGCCTGCTGAAGCGCTCGCACCTTCTGCAGATCGATTCGGTGAACGTGCTGGTGCGCGCCCACTACATGCCGCTGTTCTCCCGGCTCGGAACCTATGACCGGGATCTGCTCGAAAAGCTCGCCTATCATCGAAGGAAGCGGGAGACCTTCGAGTACTGGGGCCACGAAGCCTCTCTGATATCCCTCGATCTTCACCCTCAGTTCCGCTGGCGCATGGCGCGCGCCGCCAGGGGCGAAGGGATCTATGGCGGCCTCGCGCGATTCGGCCGGGAGAAGCGCGGCTTCATCGAGGAGGTGCGGCGGGAGATCCAGGCGCGAGGGCCCATCGGAGCCGGCGACCTCTCCATTGGCGGCAAGAGCCAGGGCGCCTGGTGGGGCTGGAGCGACGGCAAGCGCGCCCTCGAATGGCTGTTCTGGGCTGGAGAGGTGACGACCGCAACGCGGCGGGGCTTCGAGCGCATCTACGACCTGCCGGAGCGGGCCTTGCCGTCGGACGTGCTGAACACGGCCACGCCCGCCGAGGATGAAGCACAGCGCGAGCTGCTGAGGCGCTCGATCCGCGCCCTGGGGATCGCCTCGGAGCGCTGCCTGCGCGATTATTTCCGCCTGGAGGCGCAGGACGCGAAGGCCCGCATCCCCGAGCTCGTGGAAGCGGGCGATCTCGTCCCCGTCACCGTCGAGAGTTGGAACGGGCCGGTCTACCTCGATCCGCAGGCGAGATTTCCGCGCCGGATCGAAGCACGCTCCCTCGTCTCGCCCTTCGATCCCATCGTCTGGGAGCGCACGCGCACGGAGCGCCTGTTCGATTTCCGGTACCGGATCGAGATCTACACGCCCGCCGAAAAGCGCGAATTCGGCTATTACTGTCTGCCCTTCCTGCTCGGCGAAAGGATCGTCGGCCGCCTGGACCTGAAGGCCGACCGCTCCCGGGGCGCTCTCGTGGTCCACTCGATCCACCCCGAGGCCTCCATCGCGCCCGAGGAGATCGCCCCCGCTCTGAGCGAGGAGCTTCGCCTGATGGCCGAATGGCTGGGGCTGACCCGCATCGACGCGCCCAAGGCATGGCGCGGACGGCTCGGGCTCTGA
- a CDS encoding MDR family MFS transporter, which translates to MDQPVPKATRGHAAPALSHAEIRTIIVGIMLAMLLAALDQTIIATALPTIGRELGDLEHLPWVVTVYLLTSTAVTPLYGKFSDSHGRRGTMLIGIVIFILGSIACAAAPSMLMLILARGLQGLGGGGLIALAQTIVADIVAPRDRGKYQVYFASVFMTSSLIGPVLGGFFAEHLHWSVIFWINLPLGLVAFFLVSHSLKKLPRHDRPHKLDLLGALLLVSATVSLLLALSWGGLRYPWLSLPIFGLVLGSLVLWGLFAIRMRLAPEPLIPPGVLHNPVVRMGVLSACFGMGTYIGLTIYLPVYFEAVRGLSASMSGLALIPLMAGTVCGATISGRSMARVKHYKRLPMIGLLVAMVATGLLAAFAHTLPLVMVEVLLAVISIGLGTLLPVSTVAIQNAVLPHELGTATGTANFFRSLGGALIVAVFGAIVLSGAGLSGAASFESLAGAAAQSGIDLGSIFAYVFVAAVAGFGLALAFLFAMEERPLRGGAARAAEAAIAD; encoded by the coding sequence ATGGATCAGCCAGTCCCCAAGGCCACGAGAGGCCATGCAGCTCCGGCCCTGAGCCACGCCGAGATCCGCACCATCATCGTCGGCATCATGCTCGCGATGCTGCTGGCGGCCCTCGACCAGACCATCATCGCGACGGCGCTGCCCACCATCGGCCGCGAGCTCGGCGATCTCGAGCACCTGCCCTGGGTGGTGACGGTCTATCTCCTGACCTCCACGGCGGTCACGCCGCTCTACGGCAAGTTCAGCGACAGCCACGGACGGCGGGGCACCATGCTGATCGGCATCGTGATCTTCATCCTCGGCTCGATCGCCTGCGCGGCCGCGCCCAGCATGCTCATGCTCATTCTCGCGCGCGGCCTGCAGGGTCTCGGGGGAGGCGGCCTCATCGCGCTTGCTCAGACCATCGTGGCAGATATCGTGGCTCCCCGGGACAGGGGAAAGTACCAGGTCTATTTCGCCAGCGTCTTCATGACGTCGAGCCTCATCGGCCCGGTGCTCGGCGGGTTCTTCGCGGAGCACCTGCACTGGTCGGTGATCTTCTGGATCAATCTGCCGCTCGGCCTCGTCGCCTTCTTCCTGGTCTCCCACAGCCTCAAGAAACTGCCGCGCCACGACCGCCCCCACAAGCTCGACCTCCTCGGCGCCCTGCTGCTCGTGAGCGCCACGGTCTCGCTGCTCCTGGCCCTGAGCTGGGGCGGCCTGCGCTATCCCTGGCTCTCCCTGCCGATCTTCGGCCTCGTCCTGGGCTCACTGGTTTTGTGGGGCCTGTTCGCGATCCGCATGCGCCTCGCGCCGGAGCCCCTGATCCCGCCGGGCGTGCTGCACAATCCCGTCGTGCGCATGGGCGTGCTCTCCGCCTGCTTCGGCATGGGCACCTATATCGGGCTCACCATCTATCTGCCGGTCTATTTCGAGGCCGTGCGCGGTCTCTCCGCTTCCATGTCGGGGCTGGCGCTCATCCCGCTCATGGCCGGCACCGTCTGCGGCGCCACGATCTCCGGGCGCAGCATGGCCAGGGTGAAACATTACAAGCGCCTGCCCATGATCGGCCTCCTCGTCGCCATGGTGGCGACCGGCCTGCTCGCGGCTTTCGCCCACACCCTGCCTCTCGTCATGGTCGAGGTTCTGCTCGCGGTCATCAGCATCGGGCTCGGCACGCTGCTTCCGGTCTCGACGGTCGCGATTCAGAACGCGGTGCTGCCGCACGAACTCGGCACCGCTACGGGAACGGCCAATTTCTTCCGGTCCCTCGGCGGCGCCCTCATCGTGGCGGTCTTCGGCGCCATCGTGCTCAGCGGCGCGGGGCTCTCGGGAGCGGCGAGCTTCGAGAGCCTGGCCGGCGCGGCGGCGCAGAGCGGCATCGATCTCGGCAGCATCTTCGCCTATGTCTTCGTCGCCGCCGTCGCGGGCTTCGGCCTGGCGCTGGCCTTCCTGTTCGCCATGGAGGAGCGGCCCCTGCGCGGCGGCGCCGCGAGGGCGGCGGAAGCGGCGATCGCCGATTAG
- a CDS encoding DUF1345 domain-containing protein, whose protein sequence is MLHLKSRLRPRLFGSTVLAIVVYALLPQSWGAVLRFLVAWDVGIVCYLTLAGIMAARSTMAIMQKRAEEEDEKAVVFLILTLSAAVASLAAIGIELSGIHTARSQEAFRLAVAGVTILCSWLFVHTIYAIHYAHEYYGDEGERRGLVFPHDDKPDYWDFLYFSFNFGAAAQTSDVVIVSKRMRRLSLAHAMLAFLFNTTILALAVNVGAGLL, encoded by the coding sequence ATGCTTCATCTCAAATCCCGCCTGCGGCCCCGGCTCTTCGGTTCGACTGTCCTGGCGATCGTTGTCTACGCGCTCCTGCCGCAGAGTTGGGGGGCGGTCTTGCGGTTCCTGGTGGCGTGGGATGTCGGCATCGTCTGCTACCTGACCCTGGCCGGGATCATGGCTGCGCGCTCGACGATGGCCATCATGCAAAAGCGGGCGGAGGAGGAGGACGAAAAGGCGGTGGTCTTCCTGATCCTGACCCTGTCCGCGGCTGTGGCCAGTCTCGCGGCCATCGGGATCGAGCTGTCGGGCATCCATACTGCGCGCAGCCAGGAGGCTTTCCGTCTGGCTGTCGCCGGGGTCACGATCCTGTGCTCCTGGCTCTTCGTGCATACGATCTATGCCATTCACTACGCCCATGAGTATTACGGCGACGAAGGCGAGCGGAGAGGCCTGGTCTTTCCGCACGACGACAAGCCCGATTATTGGGACTTCCTGTACTTTTCGTTCAATTTCGGCGCAGCCGCCCAGACCTCGGACGTGGTGATCGTCTCCAAGCGCATGCGCCGCCTGAGCCTGGCACATGCGATGCTGGCCTTCCTGTTCAACACCACCATCCTGGCTCTTGCCGTGAACGTGGGGGCAGGGCTGCTCTAA
- a CDS encoding ring-cleaving dioxygenase, with protein sequence MKLTGIHHLTAVTADASGNHAFYTQALGMRLVKKTVNQDDVSAYHLFYADGRATPGTDITFFDWPVAPERRGTHSITRTGLRVNGEKALQWWKDRLASLDIAHQPVAERDGRLVLDFEDFEGQRLSLIDDGGRGEAHPWERSPVPAEYQIRGLGPITISVPKPERTALVLTAAMDMRAAREYRIGDTPVHVFEMGEGGPAAELHMAVEPDLPFAQPGAGGVHHVAFRTPNEQTYQECWERLQSLRAPSSGPVDRYYFRSLYFREPNGILFEIATDGPGFATDEPMEALGESLALPPFLEPRRAEIEAGLKPLRA encoded by the coding sequence ATGAAACTGACCGGAATTCATCATCTCACCGCCGTCACGGCCGACGCGTCCGGCAACCACGCCTTCTACACCCAGGCGCTCGGTATGCGGCTCGTGAAGAAGACCGTGAACCAGGACGACGTGAGCGCCTATCACCTCTTCTATGCGGACGGGAGGGCCACGCCCGGCACCGACATCACCTTCTTCGACTGGCCGGTGGCGCCCGAGCGGCGCGGCACCCACAGCATCACGCGCACGGGTCTTCGCGTGAACGGCGAGAAGGCGCTGCAATGGTGGAAGGACCGCCTGGCCTCCCTCGATATCGCGCATCAGCCGGTCGCCGAGCGCGATGGCCGGCTCGTTCTCGATTTCGAGGATTTCGAAGGCCAGCGCCTGAGCCTCATCGATGACGGCGGGCGGGGCGAGGCGCATCCGTGGGAGCGCAGCCCCGTCCCGGCGGAATACCAGATCCGGGGCCTCGGCCCTATCACCATCAGCGTTCCGAAGCCCGAACGCACGGCTCTCGTGCTGACCGCCGCCATGGACATGCGGGCGGCCCGCGAGTATCGCATCGGCGACACGCCCGTCCATGTGTTCGAGATGGGCGAGGGCGGGCCTGCCGCGGAACTGCACATGGCCGTGGAGCCCGATCTGCCGTTCGCGCAGCCGGGTGCCGGCGGTGTGCATCACGTGGCGTTCCGCACTCCGAACGAGCAGACCTATCAGGAGTGCTGGGAGCGGCTGCAGAGCCTGCGCGCGCCGTCGAGCGGCCCGGTGGACCGCTATTATTTCCGCAGCCTCTATTTCCGCGAGCCCAACGGCATTCTGTTCGAGATCGCCACCGATGGTCCCGGCTTCGCCACGGACGAGCCCATGGAGGCGCTCGGCGAAAGTCTCGCCCTGCCGCCTTTCCTGGAGCCGCGGCGCGCCGAGATCGAGGCGGGCCTGAAGCCGCTCAGGGCCTGA
- a CDS encoding M20 family metallopeptidase, with protein MQNDPLSLDEIVRRVNAKAADYCALSDRIWAMPELAFEEHRSVAEQIAMLEREGFRITKNVGGMATAFVAEYGKGGPIVGILGEFDALPDLAQVSGLTEHRPTTKGTPGHGCGHNLLGSGSALAAVALKDALEAEGIAGTVRYYGCPAEESGSGKTFMAREGLFDDLDAAFCWHPSVVNEVQTTSSLACIQAYFRFTGRAAHAAAAPHVGRSALDAVELMNVGVNYMREHMPSDARVHYAITNTGGDAPNVVQAYAESLYLVRSPHLPDAERLFERVKKIAEGASLMTETSFTVQITDATSNVVPNKVLQEVMYENMKRLGGPGFDETDYAFAGELQKKALTKEEILASVTPHDRSLATEVLHDGLLCMPTREVVQMGTTDVGDVSWIVPTVQCHAACFAIGTPFHTWQLVAQGNLPAAHKGMVLAAKAMASTAADCLRNPDIIVRAKAELKERTGGRAYLCPIPPEVTPDDLRAKAA; from the coding sequence ATGCAGAACGATCCCTTGAGCCTTGATGAAATCGTACGTCGCGTGAATGCGAAGGCCGCCGATTACTGCGCCCTGAGCGACCGCATCTGGGCGATGCCGGAACTCGCTTTCGAGGAGCATCGCTCGGTCGCCGAGCAGATCGCCATGCTGGAGCGCGAGGGCTTCCGGATCACGAAGAACGTGGGCGGCATGGCCACCGCCTTCGTGGCCGAATACGGCAAAGGCGGCCCCATCGTGGGCATTCTGGGCGAGTTCGATGCGCTGCCCGATCTTGCCCAGGTGTCGGGCCTGACCGAGCACCGGCCGACCACGAAGGGCACGCCGGGGCACGGCTGCGGGCACAACCTCCTGGGTTCCGGTTCGGCGCTGGCCGCAGTGGCGCTCAAGGACGCGCTGGAAGCGGAGGGCATCGCCGGCACGGTGCGCTATTACGGCTGTCCGGCCGAGGAGAGCGGCTCCGGCAAGACCTTCATGGCCCGCGAGGGCCTGTTCGACGATCTCGACGCCGCCTTCTGCTGGCATCCGAGCGTGGTCAACGAAGTGCAGACCACCTCGTCGCTCGCCTGTATCCAGGCCTATTTCCGCTTCACGGGCCGCGCCGCCCATGCGGCGGCGGCTCCGCATGTGGGCCGCAGCGCGCTTGACGCAGTGGAGCTCATGAATGTGGGCGTGAACTACATGCGCGAGCACATGCCCTCCGACGCGCGCGTGCATTACGCCATTACCAACACAGGCGGCGACGCGCCGAACGTGGTGCAGGCCTACGCGGAATCGCTCTATCTCGTGCGCTCGCCGCATCTGCCGGACGCGGAGCGCCTGTTCGAGCGCGTGAAGAAAATCGCAGAAGGCGCCTCCCTGATGACCGAGACGTCCTTCACCGTGCAGATCACGGATGCGACCTCGAACGTCGTGCCCAACAAGGTGCTGCAGGAGGTCATGTACGAGAACATGAAGCGCCTCGGCGGCCCGGGCTTCGACGAGACGGATTATGCCTTCGCGGGCGAGCTGCAGAAGAAGGCGCTCACGAAGGAGGAAATCCTCGCGAGCGTCACCCCGCACGATCGTTCGCTCGCCACCGAGGTGCTGCATGACGGCCTGCTCTGCATGCCGACCCGGGAGGTGGTCCAGATGGGCACCACGGATGTCGGCGACGTGAGCTGGATCGTCCCGACCGTGCAGTGCCATGCGGCCTGTTTCGCCATCGGAACCCCGTTCCACACCTGGCAGCTCGTCGCCCAGGGCAACCTGCCAGCGGCCCACAAGGGCATGGTGCTCGCCGCCAAGGCCATGGCCTCCACGGCGGCCGATTGCCTGCGCAATCCCGACATCATCGTCCGCGCGAAGGCGGAGCTGAAGGAGCGCACGGGCGGAAGGGCCTATCTCTGCCCGATTCCGCCGGAGGTGACGCCAGACGATCTGCGCGCCAAGGCTGCCTAA
- a CDS encoding regulatory protein RecX, with translation MTEDEKPVRKIPGKVTPAYLQRAALAYLERYASSAENLRRVLRRKADRRCRLRGEDPAAFHDMIDEVVAKSLRTGLIDDTRYAEARVATLRRRGGSARAIQAKLSAKGVDRGTIAAALEGGEEEDEDKAAHAFARRRKLGPYRPGERAPYRDKDLAAMARAGFRFDVARSVIEGEGDDPPS, from the coding sequence ATGACGGAGGACGAAAAGCCCGTCCGGAAGATCCCGGGAAAGGTCACCCCGGCCTATCTCCAGCGGGCGGCGCTCGCCTATCTCGAACGCTATGCATCCTCGGCCGAGAATCTGCGCCGCGTCCTCCGGCGCAAGGCCGACAGGCGCTGCCGCCTGCGCGGCGAGGATCCGGCGGCGTTTCACGACATGATCGACGAGGTGGTGGCCAAAAGCCTGCGCACTGGTCTTATCGACGACACCCGCTACGCGGAGGCCCGCGTGGCTACCCTACGCCGCCGCGGCGGTTCGGCGCGCGCCATCCAGGCGAAGCTCTCGGCCAAGGGCGTCGACCGCGGCACCATCGCGGCCGCGCTCGAAGGCGGCGAGGAGGAGGACGAGGACAAGGCCGCCCATGCCTTCGCCCGCCGCCGCAAGCTCGGTCCCTATCGCCCCGGCGAGCGAGCACCCTACCGCGACAAGGACCTTGCGGCCATGGCGCGCGCCGGGTTCCGCTTCGACGTGGCGCGCAGCGTCATCGAGGGCGAGGGAGACGATCCCCCCTCCTGA
- a CDS encoding phosphatase PAP2 family protein: protein MASPDRLPPLFPAGMNRYFSPIRSLWLRLRLNEIGPLVSMAACGLFAWAFIALAGEVLEGETHAFDSVVLLALRNPQNLADPIGPGWLEESARDFTGLGGYAILTLLTAATVAYLLMAGKRAAALLVLASVIGGALLSAGLKLGFERPRPDLVPHATRVYTASFPSGHAMLSAITYLTLGALLARVERSRRIKAFIMGLAIVLTLLVGTSRVYLGVHWPSDVLAGWAVGAAWASLCWFVALQLQRKGQVEKPGETSLPPEADRT, encoded by the coding sequence ATGGCCTCGCCGGATCGCCTCCCGCCCCTATTTCCGGCGGGCATGAACAGGTATTTCTCCCCCATCAGAAGCCTGTGGCTTCGCCTCCGGCTGAACGAAATCGGGCCGCTCGTCTCCATGGCCGCCTGCGGCCTGTTCGCCTGGGCCTTCATCGCGCTGGCCGGCGAGGTTCTCGAGGGCGAGACCCACGCCTTCGACAGCGTCGTCCTTTTGGCCCTGCGCAATCCCCAAAATCTCGCCGACCCCATCGGCCCCGGCTGGCTGGAGGAATCGGCACGGGACTTCACGGGGCTCGGCGGCTACGCGATCCTCACCTTACTGACGGCCGCGACGGTCGCCTATCTGCTGATGGCGGGAAAGCGCGCCGCCGCCCTGCTCGTGCTCGCATCCGTCATCGGCGGCGCTCTGCTCTCGGCAGGCCTCAAGCTCGGCTTCGAGCGGCCCCGGCCCGACCTCGTTCCCCATGCCACGCGGGTCTACACGGCGAGCTTCCCGAGCGGCCATGCCATGCTGTCGGCCATCACCTATCTGACGCTCGGGGCCCTGCTCGCCCGGGTGGAGAGAAGCCGCCGCATCAAGGCCTTCATCATGGGTCTCGCCATCGTCCTGACTCTCCTGGTCGGGACAAGTCGCGTCTATCTCGGCGTGCACTGGCCGAGCGACGTGCTGGCCGGCTGGGCCGTAGGGGCGGCCTGGGCATCCCTCTGCTGGTTCGTGGCCCTGCAATTGCAGCGCAAGGGCCAAGTGGAGAAGCCGGGCGAGACCTCCCTTCCGCCCGAGGCCGACCGGACATGA
- a CDS encoding OsmC family protein: MNRKARAVWQGTGKDGSGQLTSDSGVLSSTPYSFKTRFENEKGTNPEELIAAAHAGCFTMALAFQLQGAGFTPTELSTEAAVSVEKQGDGFVITKSALTLKANVPGIDRAKFEELARTAEKNCPVSKVLNAEITMDFTLA; encoded by the coding sequence ATGAACCGCAAGGCAAGAGCCGTCTGGCAGGGTACGGGCAAGGACGGTTCCGGGCAGCTGACGTCGGATTCGGGCGTGCTGTCGTCCACACCCTATTCCTTCAAGACCCGGTTCGAGAACGAGAAGGGCACCAATCCGGAGGAGCTGATTGCCGCCGCGCATGCCGGTTGCTTCACCATGGCCCTTGCCTTCCAGCTGCAGGGAGCGGGCTTTACCCCGACGGAACTCTCGACCGAAGCCGCGGTGTCGGTCGAGAAGCAGGGCGACGGATTCGTGATCACGAAATCGGCACTGACGCTCAAAGCCAATGTTCCGGGAATCGACCGCGCCAAGTTCGAGGAACTCGCCCGCACAGCCGAGAAGAATTGCCCGGTCTCGAAAGTGCTTAACGCCGAAATCACCATGGATTTCACCCTCGCGTGA
- a CDS encoding DUF1772 domain-containing protein, with product MLRTWSLVTLGLAALSLGPSFAHVLEAPPRLIAWPPELWREATVFNGQFALFALVGGPLDVAAIAATAFLVFLLRRDLERRRPALASCLLFALSLAVWFAWVWPANNVLATWRPGPIPEDFAAIRDRWETGHMAVAALKFIGFVATALAVVPRTRPLPKTSRSR from the coding sequence ATGCTTCGAACCTGGAGTCTTGTGACCCTCGGTCTGGCTGCCCTGAGCCTGGGCCCCTCCTTCGCCCATGTCCTGGAGGCGCCGCCGCGCCTGATCGCGTGGCCGCCAGAGCTGTGGCGCGAGGCAACGGTCTTCAACGGCCAGTTCGCACTCTTCGCCCTCGTCGGCGGCCCTCTCGACGTCGCGGCCATCGCGGCAACGGCCTTCCTGGTCTTTCTGCTGCGGCGCGACCTGGAGCGCCGGAGGCCGGCCCTGGCAAGCTGCCTGCTCTTCGCGCTGAGCCTCGCCGTCTGGTTCGCCTGGGTCTGGCCTGCGAACAACGTGCTCGCCACGTGGCGGCCCGGACCAATACCCGAAGACTTTGCCGCGATCCGCGACCGGTGGGAGACGGGGCACATGGCGGTGGCGGCCCTCAAGTTCATCGGCTTCGTGGCGACGGCGCTCGCGGTTGTGCCGCGCACAAGGCCCTTGCCCAAAACCTCGCGGTCACGCTAG
- a CDS encoding GNAT family N-acetyltransferase, translating into MSISSHSAAPTLETERLVLRMHGIADFTESLALWRDPEVTRFLGGRPFTREEIWARLVRYVGHWALLGFGYWAVEEKTTGRFLGEVGFADFKRHIEPSFDGLPEVGWMIAPHAHGKGYATEAVRAAIAWGDAHFEGERTVCIVAPENRPSIRVAEKCGYRELLRTTYKDNPMIMFARDNPGA; encoded by the coding sequence ATGTCCATATCGTCCCATTCCGCCGCTCCCACGCTCGAGACGGAGCGGCTCGTCCTTCGCATGCACGGCATCGCGGATTTCACGGAAAGTCTTGCGCTCTGGCGCGACCCGGAGGTGACGCGCTTCCTCGGCGGCAGGCCCTTCACCCGGGAGGAGATATGGGCCCGCCTCGTTCGCTATGTGGGACATTGGGCGCTCCTGGGCTTCGGCTATTGGGCGGTCGAGGAGAAGACCACCGGCCGCTTCCTGGGGGAGGTCGGCTTCGCGGATTTCAAGCGCCATATCGAACCTTCGTTCGACGGCTTGCCCGAGGTCGGATGGATGATCGCACCCCATGCCCATGGCAAGGGCTACGCCACCGAGGCGGTGCGCGCCGCAATCGCCTGGGGCGATGCTCACTTCGAAGGCGAGCGAACCGTCTGCATCGTCGCTCCGGAGAACCGGCCCTCGATCCGCGTCGCGGAGAAATGCGGATACCGGGAGTTGCTGCGCACGACCTACAAGGACAATCCGATGATCATGTTCGCGCGGGACAATCCGGGGGCTTAG
- a CDS encoding helicase HerA domain-containing protein codes for MKVGIDMGAVSSTPGGQRAQLDLEELLATRLLVQGNSGSGKSHLLRRLLEQSASLVQQAVIDPEGDFVTLADRFGHVVVDASRSEGDIQRIAARVRQHRVSVVLSLEGLDAEAQMRCAAAFLGGLFDAERDFWYPMLVVVDEAQLFAPAAAGEVSDEARKVSLGAMTNLMCRGRKRGLAGIIATQRLAKLAKNVAAEASNFLMGRTFLDIDMARAADLLGMERRQAEMFRDLERGHFVALGPALSRRPLPIRIGEVETAARSGSFKLMPLPEQQREDARDLIFKAGEDEMAARPALPRRTPPPPPAPSTNDLLAQLARTRAAATPEPQAEEVTAETKAEREAALDAILREILDDPEAAFRSVAVLYQDFLVRCRIRRIPGEPLNLNTFRRRLAVARAGVDTATAEGTEWDRAVAFAGALEEDIQGVYLLLARAAMESSACPPDGEIARACGSRSPGRARRLIAYMESRNIVVTRNDPRGLRIIALPDLGWETGPGDPNAFEEPVAAPDTRDLFATG; via the coding sequence ATGAAGGTCGGGATCGACATGGGGGCGGTTTCCTCCACCCCCGGAGGACAAAGGGCCCAGCTCGATCTGGAAGAGCTTCTGGCGACGCGTCTGCTCGTCCAGGGTAATTCCGGATCCGGCAAATCTCACCTCCTGCGCCGCCTTCTCGAGCAGAGCGCATCCCTGGTCCAGCAGGCCGTCATCGACCCCGAAGGTGATTTCGTCACGCTCGCCGACAGGTTCGGCCATGTGGTGGTGGACGCCTCCCGCAGCGAGGGCGACATCCAGCGCATCGCCGCCCGGGTGCGCCAGCACCGGGTCTCGGTGGTCCTGAGCCTGGAGGGCCTCGACGCCGAGGCGCAGATGCGCTGCGCCGCCGCCTTCCTGGGCGGTCTCTTCGATGCGGAGCGCGATTTCTGGTATCCGATGCTCGTGGTCGTGGACGAGGCACAGCTCTTCGCCCCGGCCGCCGCGGGCGAGGTGTCGGACGAGGCCAGAAAGGTCTCGCTCGGGGCCATGACCAACCTCATGTGCCGCGGCCGCAAGCGTGGGCTTGCGGGCATCATCGCCACCCAGCGTCTGGCGAAACTCGCCAAGAACGTGGCGGCGGAAGCCTCGAACTTCCTCATGGGCCGCACCTTCCTTGATATCGACATGGCCCGCGCCGCCGACCTTCTGGGCATGGAGCGCCGCCAGGCCGAGATGTTCCGCGATCTCGAGCGCGGCCATTTCGTGGCGCTCGGCCCTGCGCTCTCGCGCCGCCCGCTGCCGATCCGCATCGGCGAGGTGGAGACCGCCGCCCGCTCGGGCTCCTTCAAGCTCATGCCGCTGCCCGAGCAGCAGAGGGAGGATGCGCGCGACCTCATCTTCAAGGCCGGCGAGGACGAGATGGCCGCCCGCCCGGCCCTGCCGCGCCGCACCCCGCCTCCGCCGCCGGCGCCGTCCACCAACGATCTTCTGGCCCAGCTCGCCCGCACCCGCGCGGCGGCCACGCCGGAGCCCCAGGCCGAGGAGGTCACTGCGGAGACGAAGGCTGAGCGCGAGGCGGCTCTCGATGCGATCCTGCGCGAGATCCTGGACGATCCCGAGGCCGCCTTCCGGTCCGTGGCTGTGCTCTATCAGGATTTCCTCGTGCGCTGCCGCATCCGCCGCATTCCCGGCGAGCCCTTGAATCTCAACACTTTCCGCCGCCGCCTCGCGGTCGCCCGCGCGGGCGTCGATACGGCGACGGCCGAGGGCACCGAATGGGACCGCGCGGTCGCCTTCGCGGGCGCGCTGGAGGAGGACATTCAGGGCGTTTATCTGCTGCTCGCCCGCGCCGCGATGGAAAGCTCCGCGTGCCCGCCGGACGGCGAGATCGCGCGCGCCTGCGGCAGCCGCTCGCCGGGCCGTGCGCGCCGTCTCATCGCCTATATGGAGAGCCGCAACATCGTCGTGACCCGCAACGACCCGCGCGGGCTTCGCATCATCGCTCTGCCGGATCTGGGCTGGGAGACGGGTCCGGGAGATCCGAACGCCTTCGAGGAGCCGGTCGCCGCGCCGGACACCCGCGACCTGTTCGCGACGGGGTGA
- a CDS encoding molybdopterin-dependent oxidoreductase has translation MMSKFKARALFLCALVALSAWFGAAVAEAAPLPAPTEKPILTISGKIKVTNKGDTAEFDRPMLEAMGLETFTTTTPWYSEPTKFEGIPIAKILDRLGASGEHLMVIALNDYSSDIPVADVRKYKVLFALKVNGEYISVRDKGPIFIIYPFDSDPDLQHQTYYGRSVWQVSKIVVK, from the coding sequence ATGATGTCTAAGTTCAAAGCGAGAGCTCTTTTCTTATGTGCGCTCGTCGCGCTCTCGGCATGGTTTGGGGCTGCAGTTGCGGAAGCCGCACCGCTTCCGGCGCCCACGGAAAAACCCATTCTCACCATTTCCGGCAAGATCAAAGTCACCAACAAGGGCGATACGGCGGAGTTCGACCGGCCCATGCTGGAGGCCATGGGCCTGGAAACCTTCACGACCACGACTCCCTGGTATTCCGAGCCGACGAAATTCGAGGGGATCCCGATCGCGAAGATCCTGGACAGGCTTGGAGCCTCGGGCGAGCACCTCATGGTGATCGCCCTCAACGACTACAGCAGCGACATCCCTGTCGCGGATGTCAGAAAGTACAAGGTCCTTTTCGCACTCAAAGTGAACGGCGAGTACATATCCGTCCGTGACAAGGGCCCTATCTTCATCATCTATCCCTTCGATTCCGATCCCGATCTGCAGCACCAGACCTATTACGGCCGCTCGGTGTGGCAGGTCTCCAAGATCGTCGTGAAGTAA